Part of the Chloroflexi bacterium ADurb.Bin180 genome is shown below.
CCCGGGAGTCCGGTAGCTAGCCCCCGCTGTCCCTTTGCGTACAGCCCCCCGCGATGTGACTTTTGTCACTGACACCGCCCCCTCCCGCTGGTACACTGAATGCTGGCAGCCGGGAGGGATGTATGGCCAGGAATCTTCCACAGGTCAAGATAGAGCTGTGCAGCAGTTGCGGCATGTGCATTGAGGTCTGCCCCTGTCATTCGGTAGACCTCCATCAGGGAGCCCCTGTGTTCTCCTGCCCCGACGATTGCACCGCCCACTGCACCGACGACGCGGGCTGCGGCTGCCTGTGTGAGGACGCCTGCCCCGAGGGTGCCATCAGTTGCTCCTTCGAGGTGGTGCTGCAACCGCCTGACCAGCCAGACCCCAGCAAGCCCGGCGCCTGCCGCCGCAAGGAGTAGACACGTGGGACGCATCTACGAGGACATCACCAAAACCGTCGGCAATACGCCGCTGGTGCGGCTGAACCGCATCACGACCAACATCGACGCTGTCGTGCTGGCCAAGCTGGAGTACTTTAACCCGCTCTCCAGCATCAAGGACCGCATTGGCGTGCATATGGTCGAGTCAGCCGAGAGGTCGGGCCGGCTCAAGCCCGGGTCGGTCATCGTCGAGCCCACCAGCGGCAACACCGGCATCGCGCTGGCTTTTGTCTGCGCCGCCAGAGGCTACAAGCTGATCCTGACCATGCCCGAGTCGATGAGCCTGGAGCGGCGCACCCTGCTCAAGGCGCTCGGCGCGGAGGTCGTGGTGACCCCCGCCGTCCAGGGCATGACCGGTGCCGTGGCTAAAGCCAACGAGTTGGCTGCGGAGAACCCGCAGTACCTCATCCTGCAGCAGTTCGAGAACCCGGCCAACCCGGAGATCCACCGCCTGACCACCGCCGAAGAGATCTGGCGCGATACCGATGGCCGCGTGGATATCGTGGTGGCGGGAGTAGGCACTGGCGGCACCATCACCGGCGTCGCCGAAGCGATCAAGGCGCGCAAGCCAGAGTTCAAGGCCATCGCCGTCGAGCCGGCCGGGTCGCCGGTTCTCTCCGGCGGGCCGGCCGGTCCCCATCGCATTCAGGGCATTGGCGCGGGCTTTGTGCCGGGCGTGCTGCGGCGCGACCTGATCGATGAGGTGATCCAGGTGACGGATGACGATGCCTTTGTGATGGCGCGCCGGTTGGCGCGCGAAGAGGGCATCTTTGCCGGCATTTCGACCGGAGCCAACGCCCACGCGGCGCTGCAAGTGGCCGCGCGGCCCGAGAACAGAGGCAAGCTGGTGGTGTTCATCGCTTGCGATACGGGCGAGCGCTACCTCAGCACGCCGCTGTGGGCCAGCGCCTGAACCCATCTGCCAGGGAGTATGTCGATGTACAACGACCGCATTCTGAAGCATTTTGCCAATCCGCACAACGTGGGCGAGATCAAGGACGCCGACGGAGTGGGTCAGGCGACCGGCGGCGAGCATTGCCCGGAGGATTTGGCCTACTTCTGGATCAAGGTGCAGGACGGCCGCATCAGCGAGGTGCGCCAAAAGACGCGCGGCTGCCCGGTGGCCATCGCTGCCTCCAGCGCCACGGCAGTGCTGGCCGAAGGCAAGACCCTGGAAGAGGCCGACAAGATCACCTGTGAGGCTGTGGCCGCGGTCCTGGGCGAGATGCCTGATCGCAAGCTCGATTCGATCGTCGGCCCGAAGGCGCTCAAAGCGGCCCTGGACGACTACCGCAGCCGGGCTCACTAGCGGGTCGCTCCGCCCTTGTTGCAAGTCTTGCCGCAGGCAAGGCGGGCCCATTAGCGGCGGGTCATTTCGGACGAGCTCGGGGAGCAACGATGTTCGACCGTTTGCGAGAGGATGTTCAAACTGTCTTTGACAAGGACCCGGCGGCACGCAGCGTCTGGGAAGTGCTGACCTGCTACCCGGGCCTGCACGCGGTGTGGTTCTACCGTCTGGCCAACTGGCTATGGCGGCATCACCTGCGCTATCCGGGGCGCCTGGTATCGCACCTGGCGCGCTGGTTCACCGGCATCGAGATTCACCCCGGCGCCAGACTGGGCCGGCGGGTCTTTATCGATCACGGCATGGGCGTGGTCATTGGCGAAACGGCCGAAGTGGGCGATGATGTGCTGATGTACCAGGGCGTGGTGCTGGGCGGCACCAGCCTGCAGAAGGAAAAGCGTCACCCGACCATCGGCAAGAACGTGACCATCGGCTCCGGGGCGATCGTGCTCGGCCCGATTGTGGTCGGCGACAACGCCCGGGTGGGCGCCGGATCGGTGGTGGTGCGTGCTGTGCCGCCGGGAGCCACGGTGGTGGGCGTGCCAGCCAGACTGACCGGCACGCCGGATACCAGCCGGGCAACGGCCGACCTGCAGCACGGTGACCTGCCCGACCCGGTGGTGCGCGCCATCAGCGAATCGCTCGACCGCCAGGGCAAGCTCGAGGAGCGCCTGCGCGCCCTGGAGAAGAAGCTGGTGTCGTTCCACCCCTCGGCCGCCCCGGTGGCGGTGAATGGAGTGGTCAAACCAGAACTGGCCGAGTCCATCCGCGCTGCTCTGAACGAGGTACTGGATCCGGAAGTGGGGCTGAGCCTGGTGCAGATGGGCTTTGTGTCTGACGTGCTGGTCGATGAGGACCATGGCGTGGAGGTTCGGCTGGCGCTCGACGACCCGCACTGCCCGATGATCGAGTACTTGGTCGACCAGGTGCGGCGCAAGGTCAGGTGCGTCAACGGTGTCCAGCACGTGCTGGTAACCTTGCTGGAAGCCCCGCCGGGTCAGACGGCAGAGTGCCAGGACGCGGTCACAGCTCGCACGTAGGAGGTAAGGGGAAGTGTCCGATTTCGTCTATCTCGACAATGCCGCCAGCACCCGCCTGGATGAGCGGGTTCTGGAGGCGATGAAGCCATTCTTCTTTGATACCTATGCTGTGGCTACGTCCCAGTTCGGCTACTCACCGGGCATCGAAGCCAAGGACGCCCTGGAGCACGCCCGCGCTGGCGTCGCTGCGTCGCTCGGCGCCAAAACCGAAGAGCTGCTGTTCACCTCCGGCGGCACCGAGTCGAGCAATATGGCCCTCAAGGGCGTGGCCATGGCCCTGGGAGAAAAGAAGGGCAAGCACATCATCACCACGCGCATCGAGGATTTCCCGGTGCTCAACAGCGCCAGGTTCCTGGAGCGGAGCGGTTTTCGGGTGACCTTTCTCGACGTAGACGAGTTCGGCCGCATCGACCTGGAGGCGCTGGAGAACGCCATCGCCAAGGACACCATACTGGTGTCGGTCCAATCGGCCAACCAGGAGATCGGCACGCTGCAGGACATTCCCGCCGTGGCGCGCATCGCTCACGAGCACGGCGTGCTGGTGCACACCGATGCCACGCACAGCTTTCCGCGGGTGCCGCTCAACGTCGGCCAGGTGCCGGTGGATCTGGTCACTCTGACCGCGCACCTGATCCACGGCCCCAAAGGCATTGGCGCGCTCTATGTTCGCCAGGGCACGCCGCTGACCAAGTGGATGGACGGCGGATTTCAGGAATTCAACCTGCGCGCCGGAGAGGAGAACATCCCTGCGGCAGTGGGCTTTGCCCGGGCCATTCAACTGGCCACGCCAGAAGAGACGGCCCGCCTGCAGGCCATGCGCGACCGCGTGATCGCCCGCACGCTGCAGATCCCGCACTCGCGCTTGAACGGCCATCCGTTCTATCGGCTGCCGCAAAATGCCAACGTGTCCTTCCGGTTTGTAGAAGGTGAGTCGATCTTGCTGCATCTGGATATGCGCGGTTTTGGTATCAGCACCGGCTCGGCCTGCTTCAGCCGCTCGCTGGAGGCCAGCCACGTCATCCTGGGCATTGGCGGCAACCATGAGCGGGCCCACGGCTCGGTGCGTTTCACTTTTGGCCGCTTTAACCGCGAGGGCGACCCCGACGCCGTGGCCGATGCGATTGCCGAGGTGATCGCCGCGCTGCGCGAGATCAGCCCGCTCGGCAAAGAGGGTTAGTATTGCTTCTCACGCGCCGCCCCCCGGGGCAGTGCGTTCAAGCAAGAACAGAGAATTCACCAGGAGGAAATCATGTTCAGCAAGAAAGTACAGGACGCCATCAACGAGCAGATCAACAAAGAACTCTTCTCGGCCTATCTGTATCTGTCGATGGCCGCCTGGGCCGAGGCACACAACCTGCCCGGCTTTGGCCATTGGATGAAGACCCAGTTCAAGGAAGAGACCGCCCACGCGATGAAATTCTTCGACTATGTGGTCGACCGCGGCGGCACGGTCACGCTCAAGGCCATCGAGCAGCCCGAGGTCGAGTTCAAGTCGGCTACCGAGCTGTTCGAGAAGACACTCACGCATGAGAAGTATGTCACCAGCCTGATCCACAACCTCTATGCCCTGGCGGTCAAGGAGAACGACTATCCGACCCAGGTGCTGCTCCAGTGGTACATCAGCGAGCAGGTAGAAGAGGAGAAGCACGCCAGCGCCATTCTCGAGACACTCAAGGCCGTCGGCGAGAAGGGCCAGGCGCTGGTCATGATGGACCACGAGCTGGGCAAGAGGGCCTGATCTAGCGCTGCGCTGGTTCATTCCGCAGTTGAGCGGCGGGCTCACCGCAATGGTGGGCCTGCCGCTGCAGATATCCGAGGAGGTGTTGTATGCCACTGCCCTATACCGAAACGGTAATGGAGCATTTTCGCCACCCGAAGAACGTCGGCCGCATCGAGGACGCCGATGCCAAGGCAATGGAGGGCAGCCCCGCCTGCGGCGATATGGTGGCGGTGTATCTCAAGGTCAATCCCGAAACCAAGGTGATCGAGGACATCAAGTTCGAGTCCTACGGCTGCGCCTCGAACATCGCCACTGGCTCGATCATCACCGAGCTGGCCAAGGGCAAGACCATCGACGAGGCCAAAAAGATCACCTGGAAAGAGGCCGCCGATGCACTGGGCGGACTGCCGGCCATCAAGGCCCACTGTTCGGTGCTGGCGGTGGACGGCCTGCGCGCGGCGATTCAGAACTATGAAGAGCGCCACGGCCTGGTGACGGAGAAAGAGCCGACCACGGTGGAATTGGTCATTCAGCGGCTCAAGCATGTGATGAACCCGGTCACCGGACTGGACGTGGTACGAACCAAGCTGGTCAAGCAGGTCGAGGTCGATAACGGCCGGGTCCATCTGGTGATTGACCTGCCATCGACGCACCAGTTCGCGCCCAACATCCGCGAAGAGATTCAGGAAAAGATCGGCCACCTGTGGGACGTCAAGCAGGTGGACATCGAGTTCACCGACTAGCGAGAGGAGCAGACATGCCCGACATTCATGTGGACATACGCGACCACGGCTGCCCGGTGGGCAACGTGGTGGATTGCCGCGGTCAGACCTGCCCGATCCCGCTGGTCGAGGTACGCAAAGCGCTGCGCCGGGCCAAGCCGGGCGAGGTGATCGAGGTGCTGGGCACCCATCCTTCGTCCAAGAAAGAGATCCCGATGGCGGTCGAGGCGCTCAAGGCCGAGCTGATCAGCGTCGAGGGCACGGACACCGACTGGAAGATCCTCATTCGCCGTTAGACGGCGGGTGCGTTCAGGGGAGGCCGCAGCCGGCCAGCGCCTGACTACCCTGGGACGGCTGAGCCGCGGAATGGCTCTTCTGACAGGGACGGGCCTCTATGTGCTGCAGCAGGCGGCCATTCTCAGATGGGAGTGAGCGATGACGCAAACAGAACACCTGTCCAACAAGATCACCATCGTCCTGCACAGCGGCGATATGGACAAGGCCTACAGCGCCCTCATCATCGCCAACGGCGCCCTGGCGATGGGTATGGAGGCCAGCATCTTTTTCACCTTCTGGGGCCTCAACCGCCTGCGCAAGGACCAGTCGCTGGCCTTTCCGCCGGCTGGCCTGGAGAATGGCCCGCTGTCGCGAATGAATCTGTTTGGCCTGGGCAGGTGGATGATCCGGCGCCGTATGAAGCGGGCTAACGTGGCCTCGCTGGAGACCCTGATGAAGGATTACAAGGAGCTGGGCGGCAAGATCATCGCCTGCGATATGACGATGGATATTATGGGCGTCAAACCAGACGACCTGCGCCAGGATCTGGTTGACGAATGCGGCGGCGTGGGCGGCTTTATCCAGGAAGCCCGCGCCTCGGGTACGGTGCTGTTCATATAGAACACTCCGGCCAATAGGAGGTAATCAATGGCCAAACAGGCTACTCTGCCCATCACCGGGATGACCTGCGCCTCGTGTTCAGCCCACGTCGAAGAGGCCCTGAAGGAAATCGAAGGCGTTACCGAAGCCAACGTCAACCTGGCCACTGAACGCGCCAGGGTGATGTACTCGGAAGACGTGCCGGTGAACAAGATGGTCAGCGCGGTGCGCGACGCGGGCTATGACGTGGGCACCGAAAAGGCCGTGCTGCCCATCGTGGGTATGACCTGTGCTTCGTGCTCGGCACACGTCGAAGAGGCGCTGAGCAAGCTCGACGGCGTGCTGTCGGCCAACGTGAACCTGGCTACGGAACGGGCCACCGTGGAGTACATCCCCGGGCTGGTTGGGATGGACGAGTTCCGCCGCGCCGTTTCCGAGGCCGGCTACGAAGTCGGTGCCCTGCCGCTGGAGAACGTCGAGAAGCAGGAAGTGGACCAGGTGGCCGAAAAGATGAAGGCCGCCCGCTTCCGCATGCAGGTGGCGTGGATCTTTACCATCCCCATTGCGCTATGGATGCTGCCCGAGATGATCTGGGGCATCTACTGGCCCAATGAGATGATCATGCACCTGGGCATGATCCTGCTTTCTCTGCCCGTGCTGGCGGGCGTTGGCCGCCGCACCTATGTCAGCGGCCTGCGCGCTCTGCGCCATGGCTATGCCAATATGGACACGCTCATCACCCTGGGCACAGGCG
Proteins encoded:
- the cysK1 gene encoding O-acetylserine sulfhydrylase → MGRIYEDITKTVGNTPLVRLNRITTNIDAVVLAKLEYFNPLSSIKDRIGVHMVESAERSGRLKPGSVIVEPTSGNTGIALAFVCAARGYKLILTMPESMSLERRTLLKALGAEVVVTPAVQGMTGAVAKANELAAENPQYLILQQFENPANPEIHRLTTAEEIWRDTDGRVDIVVAGVGTGGTITGVAEAIKARKPEFKAIAVEPAGSPVLSGGPAGPHRIQGIGAGFVPGVLRRDLIDEVIQVTDDDAFVMARRLAREEGIFAGISTGANAHAALQVAARPENRGKLVVFIACDTGERYLSTPLWASA
- the nifU_1 gene encoding NifU-like protein, with the protein product MYNDRILKHFANPHNVGEIKDADGVGQATGGEHCPEDLAYFWIKVQDGRISEVRQKTRGCPVAIAASSATAVLAEGKTLEEADKITCEAVAAVLGEMPDRKLDSIVGPKALKAALDDYRSRAH
- the cysE gene encoding Serine acetyltransferase, producing the protein MFDRLREDVQTVFDKDPAARSVWEVLTCYPGLHAVWFYRLANWLWRHHLRYPGRLVSHLARWFTGIEIHPGARLGRRVFIDHGMGVVIGETAEVGDDVLMYQGVVLGGTSLQKEKRHPTIGKNVTIGSGAIVLGPIVVGDNARVGAGSVVVRAVPPGATVVGVPARLTGTPDTSRATADLQHGDLPDPVVRAISESLDRQGKLEERLRALEKKLVSFHPSAAPVAVNGVVKPELAESIRAALNEVLDPEVGLSLVQMGFVSDVLVDEDHGVEVRLALDDPHCPMIEYLVDQVRRKVRCVNGVQHVLVTLLEAPPGQTAECQDAVTART
- the nifU_2 gene encoding NifU-like protein; this encodes MPLPYTETVMEHFRHPKNVGRIEDADAKAMEGSPACGDMVAVYLKVNPETKVIEDIKFESYGCASNIATGSIITELAKGKTIDEAKKITWKEAADALGGLPAIKAHCSVLAVDGLRAAIQNYEERHGLVTEKEPTTVELVIQRLKHVMNPVTGLDVVRTKLVKQVEVDNGRVHLVIDLPSTHQFAPNIREEIQEKIGHLWDVKQVDIEFTD
- the tusA gene encoding Sulfurtransferase TusA, which gives rise to MPDIHVDIRDHGCPVGNVVDCRGQTCPIPLVEVRKALRRAKPGEVIEVLGTHPSSKKEIPMAVEALKAELISVEGTDTDWKILIRR
- the iscS gene encoding Cysteine desulfurase, yielding MSDFVYLDNAASTRLDERVLEAMKPFFFDTYAVATSQFGYSPGIEAKDALEHARAGVAASLGAKTEELLFTSGGTESSNMALKGVAMALGEKKGKHIITTRIEDFPVLNSARFLERSGFRVTFLDVDEFGRIDLEALENAIAKDTILVSVQSANQEIGTLQDIPAVARIAHEHGVLVHTDATHSFPRVPLNVGQVPVDLVTLTAHLIHGPKGIGALYVRQGTPLTKWMDGGFQEFNLRAGEENIPAAVGFARAIQLATPEETARLQAMRDRVIARTLQIPHSRLNGHPFYRLPQNANVSFRFVEGESILLHLDMRGFGISTGSACFSRSLEASHVILGIGGNHERAHGSVRFTFGRFNREGDPDAVADAIAEVIAALREISPLGKEG
- the ftnA gene encoding Ferritin; this translates as MFSKKVQDAINEQINKELFSAYLYLSMAAWAEAHNLPGFGHWMKTQFKEETAHAMKFFDYVVDRGGTVTLKAIEQPEVEFKSATELFEKTLTHEKYVTSLIHNLYALAVKENDYPTQVLLQWYISEQVEEEKHASAILETLKAVGEKGQALVMMDHELGKRA